The window AAATTAACTTTGAAGCGGAGGCGAATTAATCATGCCTTTGATGAAAACAAAACCGACCTCACCAGGTCGTCGCTCAATGGTCAAGGTGGTCAATCCTGACCTGCATAAAGGTAAACCTTTTGCAGCGTTGGTAGAGCCACAGTTCCAAAAAGCAGGTCGTAACAATAATGGTCACATCACTACCCGTCATAAAGGTGGTGGTCATAAGCATCACTATCGCGTTGTGGATTTCAAGCGCAATGATAAAGATGGTATTCCAGCAAAAGTAGAGCGCTTGGAATACGATCCGAACCGCAGTGCAAATATTGCATTGATCGTGTTTGTGGATGGTGAGCGTCGCTATATTCTTGCTGCAAAAGGCATGACAGTGGGTCAGGCGTTGATGAGTGGCTCAGAGGCCCCCATCAAGTCTGGTAACAATTTGCCTATTCGTAACATTCCAGTTGGTAGCACGATTCACTGTGTAGAAATGTTGCCAGGTAAAGGTGCTCAAATCGCACGTTCCGCTGGTGGTTCCGCAGTGCTGTTGGCTCGTGAAGGTGTATACGCTCAGGTGCGTTTGCGCTCCGGTGAAGTACGTCGTATTTTGATCGATTGCCGTGCCACTATTGGTGAAGTTGGTAATGAAGAGCACAGCTTACGCGTTATCGGTAAAGCTGGTGCAAATCGCTGGCGTGGTATTCGCCCAACCGTTCGCGGTGTGGCAATGAACCCAGTAGATCACCCACACGGTGGTGGTGAAGGTAGAACTGGCGAAGGCCGTGTACCTGTATCCCCATGGGGCACACCAACCAAAGGTTATCGTACACGTCGCAATAAGCGTACAACTTCGATGATCGTTCAACGTCGTCAAAAACGTTAAGCGATAAGGATAAATAGATATGACACGTTCAGCTAAAAAAGGCCCATTTTGCGACGCCAGCTTAGTAAAAAAAGTTGAGGTTGCACAAGCCAACAAAGACAAAAAGCCGATCAAAACATGGTCACGCCGTTCAACAATCCTCCCAGACTTCATTGGTCTGACGATTGCTGTACATAACGGTCGTCAGCACGTTCCGGTATATGTATCAGAAAACATGGTGGGTCATAAGTTAGGCGAATTTGCCTTGACCCGTACTTTCAAAGGTCACGCTGCTGACAAGAAAGTAACGAAGAAGTAAGGGGATGATGATGGAAGTTAAAGCTATTCACAAGGGCGCCCGCATTTCTGCGCAAAAGACACGTTTGGTCGCAGACCAGATCCGTGGTTTGCCGATTGCTCGCGCAATGAACATTTTGAATTTCAGCCCCAAGAAAGCTGCCTTCATTGTGAAAAAAGTTGTTGAGTCCGCAATGGCCAACGCTGAACACAATAAGGGCGCTGACATTGATGAGCTCAAGGTATCAACAATTATTGTTGATAAAGGTACTTCCTTGAAGCGCTTCACAGCACGCGCTAAGGGTCGTGGCAATCAAATCGAAAAACAAACATGTCACATTACCGTGACCTTGAGTAACTAAGGGAAGATATGGGACAAAAGATAAACCCAACCGGATTCCGACTCTCGGTAACGAAGAACTGGACATCAAAGTGGTATGCAAACAATACTGACTTTGCGAAGATGTTGAAAGAGGACGTAGATGTCCGCATCTACCTCAAGAAGAAGTTGAAGAATGCATCCGTAAGTAAAGTGATTATTGAGCGTCCTGCAAAGAACGCACGCATCACTATTTACAGCTCACGTCCAGGTGTCGTGATCGGTAAAAAAGGTGAAGATATTGAAGTTCTCCGTCGCGAACTCCAGAAGCGTATGGGCGTTCCAGTCCATGTGAACATCGAAGAAATTCGTAAGCCTGAAGTTGATGCTCAATTGATTGCTGACTCTATTACTCAGCAGCTCGAGAAGCGCATCATGTTCCGTCGTGCAATGAAGCGTGCAATGCAAAATGCAATGCGCCTTGGTGCGCAAGGAATCAAGATCATGTCTTCTGGTCGTTTGAACGGTGCTGAAATTGCACGTCGCGAATGGTACCGTGAAGGTCGTGTTCCACTTCATACATTGAAGGCTGATATTGATTACGCAACTTCAGAAGCGGAAACAACATACGGCATCATCGGCGTAAAAGTATGGGTTTACAAAGGCGATACATTAGGCCGCGGTGCAGATGCTCCAGCAGTAACAGCAGAGCCAGCAGCTGAAGAGAAAAAGCCACGTCGCGCACCAGCTAAAACAACCGCACGCAAACCAGCAGCTGACAGCAAGCCATTAGTTGCTGCTAAGCCAGCAGTCAAGCG is drawn from Polynucleobacter arcticus and contains these coding sequences:
- the rplB gene encoding 50S ribosomal protein L2, which produces MPLMKTKPTSPGRRSMVKVVNPDLHKGKPFAALVEPQFQKAGRNNNGHITTRHKGGGHKHHYRVVDFKRNDKDGIPAKVERLEYDPNRSANIALIVFVDGERRYILAAKGMTVGQALMSGSEAPIKSGNNLPIRNIPVGSTIHCVEMLPGKGAQIARSAGGSAVLLAREGVYAQVRLRSGEVRRILIDCRATIGEVGNEEHSLRVIGKAGANRWRGIRPTVRGVAMNPVDHPHGGGEGRTGEGRVPVSPWGTPTKGYRTRRNKRTTSMIVQRRQKR
- the rpsS gene encoding 30S ribosomal protein S19; protein product: MTRSAKKGPFCDASLVKKVEVAQANKDKKPIKTWSRRSTILPDFIGLTIAVHNGRQHVPVYVSENMVGHKLGEFALTRTFKGHAADKKVTKK
- the rplV gene encoding 50S ribosomal protein L22, with the protein product MMEVKAIHKGARISAQKTRLVADQIRGLPIARAMNILNFSPKKAAFIVKKVVESAMANAEHNKGADIDELKVSTIIVDKGTSLKRFTARAKGRGNQIEKQTCHITVTLSN
- the rpsC gene encoding 30S ribosomal protein S3, producing the protein MGQKINPTGFRLSVTKNWTSKWYANNTDFAKMLKEDVDVRIYLKKKLKNASVSKVIIERPAKNARITIYSSRPGVVIGKKGEDIEVLRRELQKRMGVPVHVNIEEIRKPEVDAQLIADSITQQLEKRIMFRRAMKRAMQNAMRLGAQGIKIMSSGRLNGAEIARREWYREGRVPLHTLKADIDYATSEAETTYGIIGVKVWVYKGDTLGRGADAPAVTAEPAAEEKKPRRAPAKTTARKPAADSKPLVAAKPAVKRAPKAVEAVSAEAQKSGE